TCGGCATCCGTCACTACGTTCTCGATCACTGCCTATGGGCGTGTAAGGGATGGCAATCTGTGGACGGCGGTGCGATTTACCGGCCTTGTGCTTTCACGCGCGTAAGAACCACCGGTGGTCCACGCTATCTTCTGGCGATGTGCGGCGACACGGAGGAAAGCGTCCAAAATGGTGTGCCCGCAATGGATTCCGAAGGCACACCCGGCGCAATCGATCTCTACATTCTCAAGCCAATATCCGGTAGAACGGAATTAGAAACCATCCTCAGTCAAGAGAATATTCAATCTGGTCATAACGGCACGTCCGGCGAGGTCAGTATTCAGCGTCTCGGCCCTCACTTGTTTGGCTTTGCAATAGAGGACAACGATTCCACAGAGGGCTACAGCCAAACTATGCGCCGGATCTATCTGCCACTCGGTGAAAAGCTAGCGCTTGCTGCGCCGCGGATCAACGTGAGCCTGGACAACTCAGACAGCAATGCATGCTATGACGATAAGCAGACGTGCGAGAAACGCGACTTCTCCATAGCGCCGGATACCACATCAGCGGCAGACGTCTATCCGCTATTGGTGACAGAATCGGGCCGCCGTGGCGGCAAGCCCCTGCAAGCTAACTTCAAGCTGGCGTTCGATGTCAGCAAAGGTGCCTACGTCATAC
The Rhizobium lusitanum DNA segment above includes these coding regions:
- a CDS encoding topoisomerase IV — its product is MDGGAIYRPCAFTRVRTTGGPRYLLAMCGDTEESVQNGVPAMDSEGTPGAIDLYILKPISGRTELETILSQENIQSGHNGTSGEVSIQRLGPHLFGFAIEDNDSTEGYSQTMRRIYLPLGEKLALAAPRINVSLDNSDSNACYDDKQTCEKRDFSIAPDTTSAADVYPLLVTESGRRGGKPLQANFKLAFDVSKGAYVIPEEVSAGY